In bacterium, a genomic segment contains:
- the ilvN gene encoding acetolactate synthase small subunit, with protein sequence MPPIHTISLYVTNKPGVLVRVALVFARRGYNIESLVVSAAAIGDFSRMTITCSGESATLEQMIKQLSKLVDVVHATDHTGTEAYETEIALVKVAAPLESRTEILQIAEHFGAKVADYGTDSLILRVFGASEKLNAFIALLRSQGLLELVRSGKILMARGLDET encoded by the coding sequence GTGCCTCCGATCCACACGATCTCCCTGTATGTCACGAACAAGCCGGGCGTACTCGTGCGCGTGGCGCTCGTGTTTGCGCGACGCGGCTACAACATCGAGAGCCTGGTGGTGAGCGCCGCGGCCATCGGCGACTTCTCGCGCATGACCATCACCTGCTCCGGCGAGAGCGCCACGCTCGAGCAGATGATCAAGCAGCTCTCCAAGCTGGTCGACGTCGTCCACGCCACGGACCACACCGGTACGGAAGCCTACGAAACCGAGATCGCGCTCGTGAAGGTGGCCGCGCCGCTCGAATCGCGCACCGAGATCCTCCAGATCGCCGAACACTTCGGCGCCAAGGTGGCCGATTACGGCACCGATTCGCTGATCCTGCGCGTCTTCGGCGCCAGCGAGAAGCTGAACGCCTTCATCGCACTCCTCCGCTCCCAGGGCCTCCTGGAACTCGTGCGCTCCGGAAAGATCCTGATGGCGCGCGGCCTCGACGAGACCTAG
- the ilvB gene encoding biosynthetic-type acetolactate synthase large subunit: protein MSAQSPKTPCGAEVLIQCLESQGVEYIFGLSGGAAIPIFDALVESSIQLILVRHEQGATHMADGYARATGKPGVVLVTSGPGATNTVTGLFTAQMDSAPIVVICGQTLTSSLGKDAFQEADVTGITYPVVKHSTLVRDANEIPRVVRESFHLANTGRPGPVLIDMPKNVSEATCEAPLDPPIDLPGYSVPGNAEAAHVEAAAALLADSRRPLLYVGHGAVISGAGKAVTELAEKLRAPIVNTLLGKGAADETHPLHLGMLGMHGTAYANKAVVDCDLIFAIGARWDDRITGNVDEFCLDAKKIHLDVDAAEFNKVLRPDVCLHGDARLVLEDLLPKVGPLDTAEWLATCDGWRERFPLKYPKKGGLRPQHVLDRLDAITEGHAVITADVGQHQMWAAQFCRTRNGRNWITSGGAGTMGFGFPAAIGAQLGRQDKEVWAVVGDGGFQMTLCELATAAIHELPVKILVINNNFLGLVRQWQEMFWENRLSGVDLEGNPDFVKLAEAYGIKGLRIRRPGDIDRKIQEARDHDGPVLLVAEVLKEDNVFPMIPAGAPVSSMIIEPPKERMEKPSGST, encoded by the coding sequence ATGTCCGCTCAATCGCCCAAGACACCCTGCGGCGCCGAGGTCTTGATCCAATGCCTCGAGAGCCAAGGCGTCGAGTACATCTTCGGCCTCTCCGGCGGCGCTGCCATCCCCATCTTCGATGCCCTGGTCGAATCCTCGATCCAGTTGATCCTCGTCCGCCACGAACAAGGTGCCACGCACATGGCCGATGGCTACGCGCGCGCCACGGGCAAGCCGGGCGTCGTGCTGGTCACGTCGGGGCCGGGCGCCACCAACACCGTGACGGGCCTGTTCACCGCCCAGATGGATTCCGCCCCGATCGTCGTGATCTGCGGGCAGACCCTCACGAGCAGCCTCGGCAAGGATGCGTTCCAGGAAGCCGACGTCACGGGCATTACGTACCCGGTCGTGAAACACAGCACGTTGGTCCGCGACGCAAACGAGATCCCCCGCGTCGTCCGGGAATCCTTTCATCTGGCGAACACCGGCCGTCCCGGTCCGGTGCTGATCGACATGCCCAAGAACGTGAGCGAAGCAACCTGCGAGGCTCCGCTCGATCCTCCCATCGATCTGCCCGGCTACTCGGTTCCCGGGAATGCGGAAGCGGCCCATGTCGAAGCGGCGGCGGCACTGCTCGCCGATTCTCGCCGGCCGCTCCTCTACGTGGGCCACGGTGCGGTCATCTCCGGCGCCGGAAAAGCCGTCACGGAACTCGCGGAGAAGCTGCGCGCACCGATCGTGAACACGCTGCTCGGCAAGGGTGCTGCCGACGAAACCCACCCATTGCACCTGGGCATGCTCGGGATGCACGGAACGGCGTATGCGAACAAGGCGGTCGTCGATTGCGACCTCATCTTCGCGATCGGCGCCCGTTGGGACGATCGCATCACGGGCAACGTGGACGAGTTCTGTCTCGATGCCAAGAAGATTCATCTCGACGTGGACGCGGCGGAGTTCAACAAGGTCCTGCGGCCGGATGTCTGCCTGCACGGGGATGCCCGGCTGGTTCTGGAGGATCTCCTGCCGAAGGTCGGGCCCCTGGACACCGCGGAATGGCTCGCCACCTGCGATGGTTGGCGGGAACGCTTTCCGCTGAAGTACCCGAAGAAGGGCGGCCTGCGGCCCCAGCATGTTCTCGACCGATTGGATGCCATCACCGAGGGCCACGCCGTCATCACCGCCGACGTAGGCCAGCATCAGATGTGGGCGGCGCAGTTCTGCCGCACGCGGAACGGCCGCAACTGGATTACCAGCGGCGGCGCGGGAACGATGGGCTTCGGGTTTCCGGCTGCGATCGGTGCCCAGTTGGGACGGCAAGACAAGGAAGTCTGGGCCGTCGTCGGTGACGGCGGATTCCAGATGACGCTTTGCGAGCTGGCCACCGCTGCAATCCACGAGCTTCCGGTGAAGATCCTGGTGATCAACAACAACTTCCTGGGCCTGGTCCGCCAGTGGCAGGAGATGTTCTGGGAAAACCGACTCTCCGGTGTCGATCTGGAGGGCAACCCGGATTTCGTGAAGCTGGCCGAGGCGTATGGCATCAAGGGCCTGCGCATCCGTCGTCCGGGCGACATCGACCGCAAGATCCAGGAGGCCCGGGACCACGACGGCCCCGTGTTGTTGGTGGCGGAGGTCCTAAAGGAAGACAACGTCTTCCCGATGATCCCCGCCGGCGCACCGGTTTCGAGCATGATCATCGAACCGCCCAAAGAGCGGATGGAGAAGCCCAGTGGCAGCACCTGA
- the argE gene encoding acetylornithine deacetylase, whose amino-acid sequence MSNQYLYDVTSQLIGTDTVSHHASAPAMQMLADHLDSLGFRVDLQTWEEGRKANLIAQVGPEREGGLVLSGHVDIVPFEGQPGWSREPLALGDEGERLYGRGTADMKAFLAQCLAAARQLDLGALERPLVLLFTSDEEVGCQGGARLADALPELLGQCPAPRLAWIGEPTSWKVFHAHKGVAGFTVEVRGEGGHSSRPEEGVNAIAVAGKALALIGELQEALRREGGSPEMQSLFPDAPYATFNFGTIEGGTAANMIAEACRFTVSYRPLPDQDPLALHQRAKETLAALDPSDWGSASRRAEIVVSEPFVAPGVLSARGTPLEEALFAEFGSSEAGGAPFCTDAGHFARAGMECIICGPGDLDEAHQPDESISRAAFEAGPDHIAAVVRRLLGGSRH is encoded by the coding sequence GTGTCGAACCAGTACCTCTACGACGTTACTAGCCAACTGATCGGTACGGACACGGTCAGCCACCATGCCAGCGCTCCGGCCATGCAGATGCTCGCCGACCACCTGGACTCCCTGGGATTCCGCGTCGATCTCCAGACCTGGGAGGAGGGCCGGAAGGCGAATCTGATCGCGCAGGTCGGCCCGGAGCGTGAGGGCGGCCTCGTGCTATCGGGTCACGTGGACATCGTGCCGTTCGAGGGCCAGCCCGGCTGGAGCCGGGAGCCGCTGGCTCTGGGTGACGAGGGCGAGCGCCTCTACGGCCGGGGCACGGCGGACATGAAGGCTTTCCTGGCCCAATGCCTCGCCGCGGCCAGGCAACTCGATCTCGGTGCGCTCGAGCGCCCATTGGTGCTGCTGTTCACGTCGGACGAAGAGGTGGGCTGTCAGGGCGGAGCGCGCTTGGCCGATGCACTCCCGGAACTGCTCGGCCAGTGCCCGGCGCCGAGGCTGGCCTGGATCGGCGAGCCCACTTCGTGGAAGGTGTTTCACGCCCACAAGGGAGTGGCGGGTTTCACCGTCGAGGTACGCGGCGAGGGCGGCCACAGTAGTCGCCCGGAGGAGGGCGTGAACGCCATCGCCGTCGCAGGGAAGGCCCTGGCCCTGATCGGTGAGCTGCAGGAGGCATTGCGTCGGGAGGGGGGCTCCCCCGAAATGCAGAGCCTGTTTCCCGACGCGCCCTACGCGACCTTCAACTTCGGGACCATCGAGGGCGGAACCGCGGCCAACATGATCGCCGAGGCGTGCCGATTCACGGTCAGCTACCGCCCCTTGCCCGACCAGGATCCGCTCGCACTCCATCAGCGTGCGAAGGAAACCCTGGCCGCGTTGGACCCAAGTGATTGGGGCTCTGCGTCACGACGAGCGGAGATCGTCGTGTCGGAGCCGTTTGTCGCCCCCGGAGTTCTTTCCGCCCGAGGCACTCCCCTGGAGGAGGCGCTGTTCGCAGAGTTCGGATCCTCCGAGGCCGGCGGCGCTCCGTTCTGCACGGATGCAGGCCATTTCGCCCGGGCCGGAATGGAGTGCATCATCTGCGGTCCGGGGGATCTGGACGAGGCGCATCAACCCGACGAGAGCATCTCCCGGGCGGCCTTCGAGGCGGGGCCAGATCACATCGCTGCCGTCGTGAGGAGGCTATTGGGAGGTTCTCGGCACTAA
- a CDS encoding cytochrome P450 has protein sequence MTELPLNELDVITASIYGSDGYPHDAWTRLRREDPVHWSHPKGYKPFWAITKHEDITLISKQPDVFRSAGRFILFPEATTLGGDADLEENPPLRMLVNMDPPVHRDYRKLVSPWFTPRMVKRLEIRLEEITAEMFDDLEGERELDFVTEIAALQPLRMITEMLGIPREDENFVLRVTNENFGLEDPEFQREGDTQKDRLGFLTEAAGFLNAIFEDRRKTPRDDLSSVLANATLDGEPIPPFELFSLAFLVMVAGHDTTRNAISSGMKAFFEHPDELERLRANPDLVALAADEIVRWTTPVNHFSRTATRDVEVRGKSIREGDSVALFYASANRDEEIFEDPFAFRIDRDPNPHLGFGVGEHFCLGASLARMDLRVFWRQFVERVESIELAAPIELLDSSFVGGPKHIPVRIKVRPRG, from the coding sequence GTGACCGAGTTGCCCCTGAATGAACTCGACGTGATCACCGCGTCGATCTACGGGAGCGACGGCTACCCCCATGACGCCTGGACGCGCCTGCGCCGGGAAGACCCGGTGCATTGGTCCCATCCGAAGGGCTACAAGCCGTTCTGGGCGATCACCAAGCACGAGGACATCACGCTCATCTCCAAGCAGCCCGATGTGTTTCGGAGCGCGGGCCGTTTCATCCTGTTCCCCGAGGCGACCACGCTGGGCGGTGACGCCGATCTCGAGGAGAACCCACCGCTGCGGATGCTCGTCAACATGGACCCTCCGGTCCACCGCGACTACCGCAAGCTCGTCAGCCCGTGGTTCACGCCTCGCATGGTGAAGCGGCTGGAAATACGCCTCGAAGAAATCACGGCCGAGATGTTCGACGATCTCGAAGGCGAACGAGAGCTCGATTTCGTGACCGAGATCGCCGCACTCCAGCCTCTTCGCATGATCACCGAAATGCTCGGCATCCCCCGGGAGGACGAGAACTTCGTCCTGCGCGTGACGAACGAGAACTTCGGCCTCGAGGATCCGGAATTCCAACGCGAAGGCGATACCCAGAAGGATCGGCTCGGCTTCCTGACGGAAGCCGCGGGTTTCCTGAACGCCATCTTCGAAGACCGCCGCAAGACACCTCGAGACGATCTCTCCAGCGTGCTGGCCAATGCGACCCTCGATGGCGAACCGATTCCGCCCTTCGAACTCTTCTCCCTGGCCTTCCTCGTGATGGTGGCGGGGCACGATACGACGCGAAACGCGATCTCGAGTGGCATGAAGGCCTTCTTCGAGCATCCCGACGAACTCGAAAGACTCCGTGCGAATCCCGACCTCGTGGCGCTCGCAGCCGATGAGATCGTGCGATGGACCACCCCGGTGAACCACTTCTCACGCACGGCCACCCGGGACGTCGAAGTACGTGGAAAGTCGATTCGCGAAGGCGACTCCGTCGCCCTCTTCTACGCCTCGGCAAATCGCGATGAGGAGATCTTCGAGGATCCCTTCGCGTTCCGCATCGACCGCGATCCGAACCCCCACCTCGGCTTCGGAGTCGGCGAACACTTCTGCCTCGGCGCCAGCCTCGCCCGCATGGACCTGCGCGTCTTCTGGCGCCAATTCGTCGAGCGCGTCGAATCCATCGAACTGGCCGCGCCCATCGAGCTGCTGGATTCGAGCTTCGTCGGCGGCCCCAAACACATTCCCGTCCGAATCAAGGTCCGACCCCGAGGCTAG